In Clarias gariepinus isolate MV-2021 ecotype Netherlands chromosome 9, CGAR_prim_01v2, whole genome shotgun sequence, a single window of DNA contains:
- the nras gene encoding GTPase NRas: MTEYKLVVVGAGGVGKSALTIQLIQNHFVDEYDPTIEDSYRKQVVIDGETCLLDILDTAGQEEYSAMRDQYMRTGEGFLCVFAINNTKSFADVHLYREQIKRVKDSDDVPMVLVGNKCDLARTVDTKQAQELARSYGIEFVETSAKTRQGVEDAFYTLVREIRHYRMKKLNSREDRKQGCLGVSCEVM; this comes from the exons ATGACCGAGTATAAGCTGGTGGTGGTGGGAGCAGGTGGTGTAGGGAAGAGCGCGCTTACCATCCAGCTCATCCAGAACCACTTTGTGGACGAATACGACCCCACTATAGAG GACTCTTACAGGAAGCAGGTGGTGATCGACGGGGAGACGTGTTtgctggacattctggacacgGCAGGACAGGAGGAGTACAGCGCTATGAGAGACCAGTACATGAGGACTGGAGAGGGCTTCCTCTGCGTGTTTGCCATCAACAACACCAAGTCTTTCGCAGACGTGCATTTGTACAG agaGCAGATCAAGCGAGTGAAGGACTCTGATGACGTGCCCATGGTCCTGGTTGGAAACAAATGTGATTTGGCCAGAACCGTCGACACCAAGCAGGCTCAGGAACTAGCCAGGAGCTACGGCATCGAATTTGTAGAAACTTCAGCCAAGACCAGACAG GGAGTCGAGGATGCTTTTTACACCTTGGTCCGGGAGATCCGTCATTATCGCATGAAGAAACTCAATAGCAGGGAGGACAGGAAGCAGGGTTGTCTCGGAGTCTCCTGTGAAGTTATGTGA